One genomic region from Antedon mediterranea chromosome 3, ecAntMedi1.1, whole genome shotgun sequence encodes:
- the LOC140043746 gene encoding glutathione S-transferase theta-1-like: MALTVYYNPLSQPSRAVVLFCKYNKIPYHEKVIDLAKGEHRMPEYTAIQPAQSVPAIKDGDFTLGESTAIVRYLAAKYNVADHWYPKNIETRAQIDAYLAWQHTGIRKAGINVMVNEIFVPKRTGKPKDQEAVDKFVKEAEESIGKINRLFLKGKRFLCGDEISVADLFAICEVVQPLACPSGKGLLKNQPEIADWMKRVEDKLNPDYDELNKPLKAVCQQ, translated from the exons ATGGCTTTAACAGTGTACTATAATCCATTATCTCAACCTAGTCGTGCCGTAGTATTGTTTTGCAAATATAACAAGATACCCTACCATGAGAAAGTCATCGACTTGGCAAAAG GTGAGCATAGAATGCCGGAATACACTGCAATCCAGCCAGCTCAGTCAGTACCAGCAATTAAAGATGGTGATTTCACACTTGGAGAAAG TACTGCAATAGTGAGATATCTGGCGGCAAAATACAACGTAGCAGATCATTGGTATCCTAAAAATATTGAGACTCGGGCTCAGATTGATGCCTACTTAGCCTGGCAGCATACAGGTATTAGGAAAGCCGGAATTAACGTGATGGTGAATGAG ATATTTGTTCCAAAACGTACCGGGAAACCAAAAGATCAGGAGGCAGTCGACAAGTTTGTCAAAGAAGCTGAAGAGTCCATCGGCAAGATAAATAGGTTATTTCTCAAAGGAAAGAGGTTCTTGTGTGGAGACGAGATATCTGTTGCTGACTTGTTTGCTATTTGTGAG GTTGTTCAACCGTTGGCCTGTCCATCTGGTAAAGGTTTACTGAAGAACCAGCCGGAAATTGCTGACTGGATGAAACGTGTAGAAGACAAATTGAATCCAGATTACGATGAATTGAATAAACCACTGAAAGCAGTTTGCCAACAATGA
- the LOC140043747 gene encoding uncharacterized protein: MAELSYTLNISLWTFRIWIILNTVCAFKVTSSLKLTPVDPYSLAGSTLNFTCTLDQTKTWYNASDIEWKVDEVPINSGKNTAVISSTEAILTLKNLNMTGHEHWIDCFLLNLVEKQNGRVTTYKSTSSLTVGIVPSSPTLNCRSTNIVDYLCTWGTEFTGVISVYTFQFQNSSNVWIDCSNKLNDSTCKVSESDGNPMRAHLVRVVVENMFGTANTTSTFDSKNEAVPLSPLIDRVSVGESNVIVFWKLQEDCYYCNSLWFQLRYRRLNETWTEEIEKQHKKQNIIEEITTAVAEYEFQVRSRFSLGLHHQFSDWSPIVTLPISMIIDVNATSSENENVLSLQWETPNDETQYLYRITGTYTRQSLNESVEEELTLNNIDINVPCNNITENTIVYNLELRSVQADTFEVEVEGPPTRILYEFKCLKQGLVTERQPVTLNTVAVQYEPDEFIIPFLVVGIIILFVMLFFGAFNVYIRKRIFIEWPEPKFFKVEISPVRPRLVEKEVFDDLKTKKSDLPTSYRSSTSSDQGFHEFIPDSQIEEKNIYMVVPSIDQVSPVTKSGFINSSPVTTDKMEVKEGSTAYFRLQQTGEDDALQLSPLLVESTRNVQDSNPYTPMTSVSSDKPLKSGKCGEENVTDPYWKLDEVLRVKVDSDTHAGLMEFIPVSTCDYYSREEDIGNFIGEDEIDNLLNGMPQTNVELFEDGHLIF, translated from the exons ATGGCAGAACTCTCTTACACATTAAACATTTCATTGTGGACGTTCCGGATTTGGATTATTTTGAACACTGTCTGCGCTTTCAAAGTTACATCAT CACTTAAACTGACGCCCGTTGATCCATATTCATTGGCCGGTTCCACCCTCAACTTCACATGTACGTTAGATCAAACAAAAACATGGTACAATGCCTCGGATATTGAATGGAAAGTTGACGAAGTACCTATTAATTCAGGAAAAAATACTGCCGTAATCTCAAGTACAGAAGCCATTCTTACCTTAAAAAACCTAAACATGACAGGTCATGAACATTGGATCGATTGCTTTTTACTTAACCTtgtagaaaaacaaaatggaagaGTAACGACATATAAATCAACATCGTCATTAACAGTTGGTA TCGTGCCATCGTCTCCTACATTAAACTGCAGATCGACAAATATTGTTGATTATTTATGTACATGGGGAACGGAATTTACCGGAGTTATAAGTGTCTATACATTTCAATTTCA AAACAGTTCTAATGTGTGGATCGACTGTTCTAATAAGCTAAACGACAGCACGTGCAAAGTTTCAGAAAGTGATGGTAATCCAATGAGAGCACATCTAGTACGAGTAGTTGTTGAAAATATGTTTGGTACTGCAAATACAACATCCACATTTGATTCTAAGAATGAAG CCGTACCTTTGTCACCATTAATTGATAGAGTTTCAGTGGGGGAATCAAACGTCATAGTATTCTGGAAATTACAAGAAGATTGCTATTATTGTAACTCGCTATGGTTTCAACTTCGTTACCGACGTTTAAATGAAACATGGACAGAAGAG attGAAAAACAGCATAAAAAGCAGAACATTATTGAGGAGATTACGACAGCGGTAGCTGAATATGAATTTCAAGTGCGATCAAGGttttcattaggcctacatcaccAGTTCAGTGATTGGAGTCCAATTGTCACACTACCCA tttCTATGATCATAGACGTGAACGCCACATCGTCAGAAAACGAAAACGTCTTGTCACTCCAATGGGAAACACCAAATGATGAAACTCAGTACTTATACCGCATTACGGGAACCTATACTAGACAATCACTGAATGAAAGTGTTGAGGAAGAATTAACATTGAATAACATTGACATAAATGTGCCGTGCAACAACATCACAGAGAACACCATTGTCTATAATCTAGAGCTAAGGAGTGTTCAGGCAGACACGTTTGAAGTCGAAGTCGAAGGTCCTCCAACCAGGATATTATATGAGTTCAAATGCTTGAAACAAG gtTTGGTGACCGAGAGACAACCTGTAACTTTGAATACAGTTGCAGTGCAATATGAGCCTG ATGAATTTATCATTCCGTTTCTTGTGGTGGGAATTATTATCTTATTTGTTATGCTGTTTTTTGGAGCTTTTAATGTGTATATACGTAAGCGAATTTTCATTGAATGGCCTGAACCAAAATTCTTCAAAGTG GAAATTAGCCCCGTTCGTCCGCGATTAGTAGAAAAGGAAGTTTTTGATGACTTGAAGACGAAGAAGTCGGACTTACCTACATCGTACCGCAGTTCAACGAGTTCTGATCAAGGATTTCATGAGTTTATTCCTGATTCCCAGATAGAAGAGAAAAATATTTACATGGTTGTACCGTCTATTGACCAAGTTTCACCAGTTACGAAAAGTGGTTTTATAAACTCATCACCAGTTACCACTGACAAAATGGAAGTTAAAGAGGGAAGCACGGCATACTTTCGCCTGCAACAAACAGGTGAGGATGATGCACTGCAATTGTCTCCATTACTCGTGGAAAGCACAAGAAATGTGCAGGACTCGAATCCTTACACGCCAATGACGTCAGTTTCCTCAGATAAACCACTGAAGTCAGGAAAATGTGGAGAAGAAAACGTTACAGATCCTTACTGGAAATTAGATGAGGTTCTACGTGTAAAAGTAGACAGTGACACACACGCTGGTTTGATGGAGTTTATTCCAGTCTCTACATGCGATTATTACAGCAGAGAGGAAGACATAGGGAACTTCATTGGAGAAGACGAAATTGATAATCTTCTGAATGGTATGCCACAGACAAATGTAGAACTTTTTGAAGATGGCCATTTAATATTCtag